The sequence CCCGACGGCCTGGAAGGTGATCTCGGCCGGTCCGGCTATCCCTGCCATGGCCCCTTCCCAGGGCGCCTCGACCGGCCCCGCCTCGAACCAGGTTCCGAGGGTGGGGGACGCATGCACCTCGATCCGGTAATCCGCCAGGGCCGCCGCCGGGGGAGCGGAGTGCAGACGGGCGACGATCTTGGCCGCCGGGCTCGCCCCCTGGAGGGCCGTCACCTGGGCCCCCTTGAGCGGCGTGGGGAGGGTGTCCGCCGGGGGTGCCGCGCCGCCGCTCACGAACAGCGCCACGGGGAATCCTCGTCCTCGTTTTGCCTGAACGGTGATCGCCAGCAGGGCGAGGCCATAGCGCACGCTGGGGGTGGAAAACGCTTCGCCGCTCCCCAGGATCGCCCACAGGGCCGTCCGGGGATCGACCAGGACCTCTCTCGCCTCTATCCAGGCCGCCTTCTCGACGTCGTCCACCCAGAGATGCGCGCCGGCCTCGATCCCATAGGTCTTGAGTTCGGCCGGCAGGGGCTTGACCGCATCTTCCGACCCGCTCAAGGAGGTGATCCATATCCGTTTCATCGGTGCACCGCCTTTCCATTGCCTACAAAACCGCAAACCCCGCTTTTTTGTCTTTTCTACCGCGCGGGAGGAAGGTTATAGTTTCAGGGTATCTCCGTTTTCAGGTTTGCTGGAAGCCCTCCGGCCTTCAACCGATGCCTCCGGATGGACACATGGAGACGCCATGAATCAACACCGTATCGGTCTGGTCATCGCGGCCCTTGGCATCCTCTGCGCCCTGATCAGCCTGGTTGTGGTCATCGTCCTCTCGCCGCTCGAAGGGATTCTTCTCACCCTCGTGTTTACGGGCATCTGCGGGGCCGTATACTGGAGTGTCCTCCGCCCGATTCTGCATGACCGGGCGCTCCAGAAGCGGGGCCTTCCGGCCTCGGCCGTCATCCTCGACGCGCTGGACACGGGCACCACCGTCAATCGCAACCCCAAGGTCGACCTGCTGCTCGAGATCCGCCCCGGAGAGGGCGGTGCGTCCTATCAGGCCCGGGCCACTCCGGTCGTCTCCCGGCTTCAGGCATCGCTTCTGCAGCCGGGAACGGCGGTCGAGGTCAAGATCGATCCGCGCGACAGGAAGCGCGTGGCCCTCGCCTCGGTGAGTACGTCAGGCGGCCTGTCCCGTGACCCCGCGGAGTCCAGGCTCGAACGCCTGCAGGATCTCCATCGAAAGGGCCTTATCACCGAGGCCGAATACCGCCGCAAGCGGGAGGAGATCCTCCGCGGGCTTTGATCTCTGCCGGGGGCTGCGGGTTCCTCCTTTGGACCTGCAGGAGCGCTGCGAACCTCCGGCTGGGGGACCTCTCCGCCTCACCTCAGAAGTCCTTGCCGCTCTTGTCGCGATTGCTTCGCCGGCCCCTTTCAGGGTGCGAGCAGGATCACCTTCGTCTGGCTCGGGACGAGGCGCATCCCGGGGGCGTTGGTGCTGTTCTGGATGCTGGCGCTCGTCAGCCGGGTCGCGGGCATCCCTTCGAAAAGCACGGTGAAGGCCCCGGTCAGGTGGCGCTGGGGCCCCATGACCGTCCCGGAGGCGACGCCCATGGAGACGCCGGGGTTGTCGCCGTTCGTCATGGGGATCATGGTGCCGAGATTGTGCGCCGGCATGCACATGATGAAGGTCTTCTTGCAGGCCGTTCCCGGGTTGGCGGTCGGGCCCATGGCGATATTGGGATAGGGGACCGGGATCGGCGGTGCGGGAGGCGCCGGTGTCAGGCACACATCCGGAAAGGCCATATCCATCCCCATCATCTGCGTATTGGCGAACATCGCGCCCTCCTATCCGATGTGGATCCTCTCCCCATCCACCTTGACGTCTTCCCGGGCGGTCAACATGGCATAGCGGCCTTTGAAGGAAAGCCACTTTCGGGCGAAATAGTCGAGGCTGCCCGCCTTGACGTGCTCCGACTCCTCGATCACGCGGTAGGAGCGCCTGGCCTTTTGCGTGAGGCGCTCCGCCACCGATTCGAGTACGCCCGCCAGGACCTTGACCCGGGCCGCCTGGATCTCCAGAAAGGACCCGAGGAAGGCGCCCCGATCCATGGTGATCTCCCCGCGGGCCGCATGCACTTCGAGGGTGGAAGCCGCCAGTTGGATGTCCTGGTTAGTGCCGAGATCGATGCCCTCCTGG is a genomic window of Desulfatiglans anilini DSM 4660 containing:
- a CDS encoding SHOCT domain-containing protein, yielding MNQHRIGLVIAALGILCALISLVVVIVLSPLEGILLTLVFTGICGAVYWSVLRPILHDRALQKRGLPASAVILDALDTGTTVNRNPKVDLLLEIRPGEGGASYQARATPVVSRLQASLLQPGTAVEVKIDPRDRKRVALASVSTSGGLSRDPAESRLERLQDLHRKGLITEAEYRRKREEILRGL
- a CDS encoding DUF4150 domain-containing protein, producing MFANTQMMGMDMAFPDVCLTPAPPAPPIPVPYPNIAMGPTANPGTACKKTFIMCMPAHNLGTMIPMTNGDNPGVSMGVASGTVMGPQRHLTGAFTVLFEGMPATRLTSASIQNSTNAPGMRLVPSQTKVILLAP
- a CDS encoding DUF3540 domain-containing protein, with amino-acid sequence MENLAARSGPFPVFQEYGKIQKVQADGCLVETPSGLVQARQAVGCLIRPQPGDKVLVCADPDGAAYILAVLERRQDEGLEIRFDRPAAIRVSQGRLSLVSQEGIDLGTNQDIQLAASTLEVHAARGEITMDRGAFLGSFLEIQAARVKVLAGVLESVAERLTQKARRSYRVIEESEHVKAGSLDYFARKWLSFKGRYAMLTAREDVKVDGERIHIG